Proteins encoded together in one Leisingera methylohalidivorans DSM 14336 window:
- a CDS encoding AMP-binding protein: MFYDLDELRAFAGNPCVIAADGAELTYAALADAAAEFGRLLPQDRRLIAVEAASDPEAIIAYAGALAAGHAVMPLPAADPVTAARLEERFRPAASFRRMGGSWRLLAHAHDPAEIHPDLTLLLQTSGSTGHGRGVRLSGTAVDENAKAIAQYLEIRPDDRAALILPLHYSYGLSVLHSHLAAGASLWLSPGSVLDPGFATALEASGATSLAGVPHHFRLLDSAGLSHTLPERITTLTVAGGAMEPEQVGAWSARMQARGGRFYVMYGQTEATARISYLPPDLALDNPGAAGRAVPGGRLLLRSAAGTEITTPEGEGELIYQGPNVMMGYAESCSDLARGAELSELATGDLARRDANGLYHITGRLSRMSKIAGLRIGHDAIERAMAAQGHEAAVWGDDSRISIAICGPKDGIAALAAKLTGIGQQHFTVLPRKSLPRRANGKIDYPALKAQSAQPKPARNVLAAFQAAFAPQTVGRNDSFAALGGDSLRHVELSLALDEALGGAPAGWEDMPISALEQAAPAPGASLPFDLAARAVAILAVVVAHQTFWPVFGGAAAMVILMGMSIAGFRWDALKSGDMRSFFKPVAAVLIPYYLILAGYAAAWEQVPWASVFLAGNFALTIPETHLMLPYLYWFIEAYLQMTLLVALPFAVPPVRRWLVRQGAFRTGLCFLALAVALRLIVPEVWPIGGRAQFTAPWVFYLFALGWCITAASTLRQRLLVLGAACLIMPSAAYLGGNWYGGWIKYMWLLALIAGLLFVTRLPMPRFAARPLMRLAQAAFPVYLLHRFVPELLMPMIGLEGRSPLTDALAIFGGLALGLAAAAVQRQLVLAWTSARSRRQPAAAQA, from the coding sequence ATGTTCTACGACCTGGACGAATTGCGCGCGTTTGCCGGCAATCCTTGCGTGATTGCGGCGGACGGAGCCGAGCTGACTTACGCTGCGCTGGCTGACGCTGCCGCAGAGTTCGGCAGACTGCTGCCGCAAGACCGGCGGCTCATTGCGGTCGAAGCAGCATCCGATCCCGAGGCCATCATCGCCTATGCAGGCGCCTTGGCCGCGGGCCACGCGGTGATGCCGCTGCCGGCCGCGGACCCCGTCACCGCTGCCCGGCTTGAGGAGCGGTTCCGCCCGGCTGCCAGCTTCCGGCGCATGGGCGGATCCTGGCGGCTGCTGGCGCACGCCCATGACCCCGCAGAAATCCACCCGGATCTGACACTGCTGCTGCAGACCTCCGGCAGCACCGGCCACGGCCGCGGGGTGCGCCTGTCCGGCACTGCGGTGGATGAAAATGCCAAGGCCATTGCCCAGTATCTGGAGATCCGGCCCGACGACCGCGCCGCACTGATCCTGCCGCTGCATTACTCCTACGGCCTGTCGGTGCTGCACTCGCATCTTGCCGCCGGTGCCAGCTTATGGCTGTCTCCCGGCTCGGTGCTGGACCCCGGCTTTGCCACAGCGCTGGAGGCCTCCGGCGCCACCAGCCTGGCCGGCGTGCCGCATCACTTCCGCCTGCTGGACAGCGCCGGCCTCTCCCATACGCTGCCGGAGCGGATCACAACCCTCACTGTTGCCGGCGGTGCCATGGAGCCGGAGCAGGTCGGCGCCTGGTCCGCCCGGATGCAGGCCCGCGGCGGCCGGTTCTATGTCATGTACGGCCAGACCGAGGCCACCGCGCGGATCAGCTACCTGCCGCCGGATCTGGCACTGGACAATCCCGGCGCCGCCGGCCGCGCCGTACCCGGCGGCCGCCTGCTGCTGCGCTCTGCAGCCGGTACCGAAATCACCACGCCGGAAGGCGAAGGCGAGCTGATCTACCAGGGCCCGAACGTGATGATGGGCTATGCCGAAAGCTGCAGTGATCTGGCCAGGGGCGCAGAACTCAGCGAACTGGCAACCGGCGATCTGGCCCGGCGCGATGCAAACGGGCTCTACCACATCACCGGCCGGCTCTCGCGGATGTCCAAGATCGCCGGCCTGCGCATCGGCCATGACGCCATCGAACGTGCCATGGCCGCTCAGGGGCATGAGGCCGCGGTTTGGGGCGATGACAGCCGTATCTCGATTGCCATCTGCGGGCCAAAGGACGGCATCGCCGCACTGGCCGCCAAGCTGACCGGCATCGGCCAGCAGCATTTCACCGTCCTGCCGCGCAAATCCCTGCCGCGGCGTGCCAATGGCAAGATCGACTATCCGGCGCTGAAGGCGCAGTCGGCGCAGCCCAAACCTGCCCGGAATGTGCTGGCAGCCTTTCAGGCCGCCTTTGCGCCGCAGACCGTGGGCCGCAACGACAGCTTCGCTGCGCTCGGCGGAGATTCCCTGCGCCATGTCGAGCTGTCCCTGGCCCTGGACGAGGCCCTCGGCGGCGCCCCTGCCGGCTGGGAAGACATGCCGATCAGCGCTCTGGAGCAAGCCGCCCCGGCGCCCGGTGCCAGCCTGCCCTTCGATCTAGCGGCGCGTGCGGTTGCCATCCTCGCGGTGGTGGTGGCCCATCAGACCTTCTGGCCGGTGTTCGGCGGGGCAGCGGCGATGGTGATCCTGATGGGGATGAGCATCGCAGGCTTCCGCTGGGACGCGCTGAAGTCCGGCGATATGCGCAGTTTCTTCAAACCGGTGGCGGCGGTGCTGATCCCCTATTACCTGATCCTCGCAGGCTATGCCGCGGCCTGGGAGCAGGTGCCCTGGGCTTCGGTCTTTCTGGCCGGCAACTTTGCCCTGACGATCCCGGAAACCCACCTGATGCTGCCGTATTTGTACTGGTTCATCGAGGCTTATCTGCAGATGACCCTGCTGGTGGCGCTGCCCTTTGCCGTGCCGCCAGTGCGCCGCTGGCTGGTCCGCCAGGGCGCGTTCCGCACCGGCCTGTGTTTTCTGGCACTTGCCGTGGCGCTGCGGCTGATCGTACCCGAGGTCTGGCCAATCGGCGGCCGGGCGCAGTTCACCGCGCCGTGGGTCTTCTACCTGTTTGCCCTGGGCTGGTGCATCACCGCCGCCAGCACGCTGCGGCAACGGCTTCTGGTGCTGGGGGCAGCCTGCCTGATCATGCCCTCCGCGGCCTATCTTGGCGGCAACTGGTACGGCGGCTGGATCAAATACATGTGGCTGTTGGCGCTGATTGCCGGGCTGCTGTTCGTCACCCGCCTGCCGATGCCGCGGTTTGCGGCCCGCCCGCTGATGCGGCTGGCGCAGGCCGCCTTCCCGGTCTACCTGCTGCACCGTTTCGTGCCGGAACTGCTGATGCCGATGATCGGGCTGGAGGGCCGCAGCCCGCTGACCGATGCGCTGGCAATCTTTGGCGGCCTTGCCCTCGGCCTCGCCGCTGCTGCCGTGCAGCGCCAGCTGGTGCTGGCCTGGACCAGCGCCCGGAGCCGCCGCCAGCCGGCCGCGGCACAGGCCTAA
- a CDS encoding helix-turn-helix transcriptional regulator, whose product MARTDRLMRLMDALRRLPAPVTAARLAAETDVSRRQLYRDIATLRAGGALIDGEAGVGYRLTEDPALPPQSFSRLEIEALVLAVGELRQTGDAALEAAGRSALARIIATLADGQSQQAMHTVLRSFRPPPARVQVTVDMPLLRRACWEELALDVRYRDLKGRVTQREVWPLGISYSDRTLMVLVWCCLRQDWRVFHAAGIELACLNGRSFRPRRVSLLRDYAARHTAPGSSAKE is encoded by the coding sequence ATGGCCCGGACCGACCGCCTCATGCGCCTGATGGACGCGCTGCGCCGCCTGCCCGCGCCGGTCACGGCCGCGCGGCTGGCGGCGGAGACGGACGTATCAAGGCGGCAGCTCTACCGTGACATCGCCACGCTGCGCGCGGGCGGCGCCCTGATCGATGGCGAGGCCGGGGTCGGCTACCGGCTGACCGAGGACCCGGCGCTGCCGCCGCAAAGCTTCTCCCGGCTGGAGATCGAGGCGCTGGTCCTGGCCGTGGGAGAATTGCGCCAGACGGGCGATGCGGCACTGGAGGCGGCAGGCCGTTCGGCCCTTGCCAGGATCATTGCCACGCTTGCCGACGGGCAGTCGCAGCAAGCCATGCACACCGTTTTGCGCAGCTTCCGCCCGCCGCCTGCCCGCGTGCAGGTCACCGTGGACATGCCGCTTCTGCGCCGCGCCTGCTGGGAGGAACTGGCGCTCGACGTGCGGTATCGTGACCTCAAGGGCCGGGTCACGCAGCGCGAGGTCTGGCCCCTGGGCATCAGCTACTCGGACCGCACACTGATGGTGCTGGTCTGGTGCTGCCTGCGGCAGGACTGGCGCGTCTTCCACGCCGCCGGGATCGAACTCGCATGCCTCAACGGACGCAGCTTCCGGCCCCGGCGTGTGTCTTTGCTGCGCGACTACGCAGCGCGGCACACCGCTCCCGGATCGTCCGCAAAAGAGTAG
- a CDS encoding tyrosine-type recombinase/integrase encodes MTDQYVPKLRQRFLEDMQIKGLQPKTQTLYLPAMREFTRFPGHSPGTAAPAELRAFQLDMKEPGAGGPAFNNRLTVLSFFFAATCPGPEMKRHMRYQRAAKKIPAVLSAEEAARISEAAPGPGLRYRAAFSVACGGGLRAGEVTHLKVTGTGSDRMLIRVGQGKGRKDRHVMLPPSLLELLRGYYREARPAGWLFPGRNRVDPIPARQVHRAFGAACDFAGITKKVSPHTLRHSFATHLLESGTGIRVVQVLLGHAKLETAAVYTKVATKTIRDVISPLDLLAGREAGPG; translated from the coding sequence ATGACCGACCAATATGTGCCGAAGCTGCGCCAGCGGTTTCTCGAAGACATGCAGATCAAGGGTCTGCAGCCCAAGACGCAGACGCTGTATTTGCCGGCGATGCGGGAGTTTACGCGGTTCCCGGGGCATTCGCCGGGCACCGCGGCGCCAGCGGAGTTGCGGGCGTTTCAGCTCGACATGAAGGAACCGGGCGCCGGCGGGCCGGCCTTCAACAACCGGCTGACGGTGCTGAGTTTCTTTTTTGCGGCGACATGCCCGGGCCCGGAGATGAAGCGGCACATGCGCTATCAGCGCGCAGCGAAGAAGATCCCCGCGGTTCTGAGCGCCGAGGAGGCCGCGCGCATTTCGGAGGCCGCGCCGGGGCCCGGGCTCAGATACCGGGCGGCCTTCAGCGTGGCCTGTGGCGGTGGGCTGAGGGCGGGCGAGGTTACGCACTTGAAGGTCACCGGTACCGGCAGTGACCGCATGTTGATCCGCGTCGGGCAAGGCAAGGGCCGCAAGGACCGCCATGTGATGCTGCCGCCAAGTTTGCTCGAACTGCTGCGCGGCTATTACCGCGAAGCGCGTCCGGCAGGCTGGCTCTTTCCCGGCCGCAACCGGGTCGATCCAATCCCGGCGCGGCAGGTCCACCGGGCCTTTGGTGCGGCCTGTGACTTTGCCGGGATCACGAAGAAGGTCTCACCTCACACTCTGCGGCACAGCTTTGCCACCCATCTGCTGGAAAGCGGGACTGGCATCCGGGTCGTCCAGGTGCTGCTTGGGCATGCCAAGCTGGAAACGGCGGCGGTCTACACCAAGGTGGCGACCAAAACGATCCGGGATGTCATCAGCCCGCTTGATCTTCTGGCGGGTCGGGAGGCCGGGCCCGGTTAA